The Nitrospira sp. nucleotide sequence CCGCCGTATCAAACTCTCGGCGATGGGCTTTGATGAAGGTGTACTTCAATCGGACGTGCTGCGATCTCCATCGATTCCCCATGAATCCTCCCCCTGTTCTAACGACCACCCTAAGGTGTCCGTTAAAGCCTGGGAAGTCCAGCATTCGATGGGGCGAGGGAAGGATGAGGAAAGAATGGCTTGCAACTAAGGAGAAAGTACGTAGTGCACCGCCTCAACCCTGACTACAGGCATGATGAGACCGAGCCCTTTTTGATCGTGAGAGAAGTCATACACAATCGATTCATCCGGAATAAGTCGGCCGATGATGATGACGGCAAGTTCTACAGTCTTCCCAGCGGCAATCTCGCGCAGCAATCGATCCAAAGAGTCCGCCGATGGGACGGCTTTGAGCTCTCCAGGGAAATCCTCAGACTTGAAGCGAACCTGCCCCCATCGAGTAGAGGTCAATACAGGGCCGAGGGCCACAGAAAACCCCTTCCGCTCCGGATCAAAATGAGATAACTCCCCCGACCACCGAAACGCGATTCGCCGACCGAGCGCACGGTTCCCCGCACGACGGTCATCGCGCGCTCGATTCACCTGAAAGAGGCGGTCGTCATGTCCAGGATCGTGGTGCCCTTCTCCATAAATCGCGGGCCAGTCAGGTGGATAGCCCTCCAAGGCTTCAAGAAACCCTTCGATAGCGATCGCATCGTCAAGTAGCTGAATATCACCGGGGAGAGCGGCAGCGAATTCAGAAAACGCCACGAATTGAATGGGGCTGATCCCCAGATCCTCCTGTGCGCCCGCCGAGGAAGCTGGATAGAGGATGGAGAGGATGAGCAGAACGAACAACGTGGGCATGGCCACTACTGCTATCCGACAGGGGCCTGGGAAAAGGCCTGCGAAAATGCCCTTTCAAGTCCTTGCACGGAAGGGTGATCGGCCTGTAAGACTCCGGCGTCCAGTAGCACTGCCACACGTGGAGCCGGGTCGAGTCGACGAAGGGCCGCTTGGGTCAGCCCCTCCGTCTTCAACGCCTTCTCATAGGTCCCGAACCACGCCTCAACTACCACGCGCAATCCGGCATCCCCCGGCTTCATCTTGCCCATCCTCACTTGCTGAAGCAGCTTGATGATCGGATCAGATTGCGCGATGGTATTCATCGCTCGCTGAAACAGTTCTTCCACATCCATGACGGTTGCCTAGTTCGATGAACAGGAGCCAGGTCCACGAGGATCGCCGCAGCTCCCGCAGGACCCACCGGATCCGGCACCGGGAGATGCCCATCCTCCAGTCGCGCCAACCCCGAACGAAGAGATCTGCTGTTCCAGCCTCGTTGCCTGACATTTCGGGCACGCAGCTTCATCCGACCGGCGGACCAACAGTTCAAACCGATGTTTACATTCGCTGCAGACATATTCGAAGATAGGCATGTTACACGCTCCTTGTTAGGGGCCATTATAAAATTCCCCCGTCCAGATCGCAATGAGAGGCACCTATGCATCGTGAGGAACAGTCCTTTAACCTCCGGTTCAGCGTGGAGGCCAGCTTCCCTGATGATTACGAAGGGGACGAGGATCAGCGCGCTTGGACCGGCGAATGGGAAGCGCGGATCAAACCGGACATTCTCAAGATGGTCTTCGAATCACTACGCCGTCAACCTGGCTGGGCAGCGCACATTCGCAATCGGGGGAAATCCGCCCAGGACGAGATTGAAGTTGTCGTTGAAAAAGACTTCGGCAAACCTCAACCATTCAAGATCTAGCGCATGCAGCAAGAAAGAGACATCGGGCTCTATCTCCACGTTCCGCTCTGCCGCCAGCGCTGCCACTTCTGCGCCTTCTACTTGGAGATTGCCACGCCGGCTCGCATCGACGCCTACCTTTCAGCGCTCGAACGTGAACTGATCCTCTATCGCCAGCAGAATCTCCTTGCTGGACGAGCATTTCAGAGCATCTACTTCGGAGGGGGGACGCCCACGGTGCTTCCATCGCTTCGGCTGGCTGCCCTTCTAAACCATATTCGAAACACCTCTTCCGTCACGCCGGATGCCGAAGTGACCGTTGAAGCTCATCCCTCAACAGTCACACTTGCTGATTTGAGGGCCCTTGCCACAGCCGGCTTCAATCGGATCAGTCTGGGAGCTGAATCCATGGCTCCCCAAGACTTCATTCCGATTGGCCGCCCTGGCACGGTATCCGAAACCGAGCAGGCAGTTGAACATGCTCGAACTGCAGGATTTTCCAATATCAATCTCGACCTCATGTATGGCCTGCCTGGACAAAGTCTTGTGTCCTGGACAACCACCGTACAATCTCTTCTTCAACTCAATCCAACTCATATCTCTTGTTATGCCCTCACCATTGAAGACAACACCAAGCTGGCGCACGATATCGCCAAGGGACTGGTCCCTGCACCTGATGAACTACTTCAAGTTGAGATGGAAGCGGCAGCCGAAACGGTGCTGACACAAGCCGGCTTTACTCGCTACGAAATTTCCAACTACGCCAAGCCCGGTTATGCCTGCCGCCACAATTTGCTCTATTGGACCGACGGCGACTACCTTGGCCTCGGTCCCAGCGCGCAGTCCTACGTGGCCGGATGCCGATTTGGCAACATTGCACATCTCGACACCTACACAAGCCAGCTGGAGCGGAATCAACTTCCAGTAACAGATCGCCAACAGCTCAGCGTCGAGGACCAACAACGCGATGCCCTGATCTTCGGCCTACGTCTCTTGAACGGGGTCCCCAGCTCACTTCTTGCTGATGGGCAAGCCGACCGGGAACTCTTCGCCCAACTCAGGGCGAAGGGCCTGATCGTCGAAGAGGGCAGCCGAACCAGGCTGACCCCGTTGGGCCGCCGCTTTGCCGACAGCGTGGCATCAGACCTGTTCTGACCTACTCCCCCGCACCCAGCCATTGACAAGGAACCAGACGGAAAGAGACACTATCGGTCTACACGCGAGGTGACCAATGCCCGTCAACATGGATCCAACAAAGAAGCGCAAGTCCGGCCAAGCGGAACCGACCGTAACCTCACAGCCGGTCCTCGAACCCACAGAGGCAGCACCGCTCGCGTTTGGAACCGAAACCCATGCTGATCGAGAGAAGGATCTGGCCGATGCCGAGTGGAAGAATTTGTGGGATGCCACTGAAGTGATCGATATGGATAAGGTGTGACCGGCGCCGATCAAGCCGGAAGAAAATAGAAGGCAATGGCCAGCATCGCGTAGACCCCGACCAGCATGGCGCCTTCCATCCAGTTCGACTCCCCGTCGATCGCGACGAAACCCACAACAAACACCGAGATCGTCACCGCCGCGACTTCGAACGGCGTAAAGATCAAGTCCAGCGGGGTACCGAAGAGATAGCTCGCAAAGACCAGCACCGGCGCGACCAAGAGAGCAATTTGCAGACTTGACCCCACGGCAATCCCATAGGCCAAATCCATTTTATTCTTCATCGCCATGAGCACCGCCGTCGAATGTTCCGCCGCATTGCCGACCAGCGCCACCAGAATCACGCCGACGAAGACCTGCGTCAGACCCAGTTTGTGCGCAGTCGGCTCAATGGCACCGACCAATAGTTCGCTCATCACGGCGATCAAGGTCGTCACCACAGTCAAGACCGCCACCGACATACGGAAGCTCCAAGGCTTCTCGCCCAGATCTTCCGCGTCATGTGATTCCCCTGCATACAGATGGCGATGGGTCTTCAGGGAGAACATGAGGCTGAGCCCATACATCACGAAGAGCACGATGGCGATCTCCAGACTCAACTCCCGTTCGATCGTCACGCCCCGATCCGCGGCGGTGAAATGGAACAGCGCGGGTATGATCAAACCGACCGCCGCCAACAAGAGCAGGCTGGAGCCCATCCCTGCCGCCGTTTGGTTGAACTTCTGCCGTTCAAACTTCAATCCGCCAGCAACCATAGACGCCCCGAGAACCAGCAGAACGTTACCGAGAATGGAACCAGTGAGTGACGCTTTGACCACATCATGGAGCCCCTCACGAAGTGCGGCAAGTGCTATGATCAGCTCCGCGGCGTTTCCCAGTGAGGCATTTAACAGGCTGCCGATCCCGGCACCGACATGCGACGTGAGATGCTCGGTCGCGCGGCCCAACATCCCGGCGAGCGGAACAATCGCGAAAGCGGACGCGGCAAAGACATAGAGCGGATCAGCCTTGACGACCTCAAGGGCAATCGCCGTCGGAATGAACACAAGCAATATATCGAGCCACGACGTAAAGATTTTTTTCATGGGCGAAACCTAACATGAGTCTCTGTGAATGTCGATGAACGGCACCCCATTAACCGATGCCTTGTTCTACCCCTTTCATCTCTGCCATGAGCAGACGTTGCGATGCCTCCTCGCGCGGTTTCACCGGGTCCACTTTCGCGATTATATGGCGATCCAGCTCAGTCCCTTCTCAGGGACCACCGCCTATGCCGATCGCATGGGAGGAACATTTCCAGAATTGGTAACCACCGGAAGGCTGGTTCAAGGTCATAATGTCAGCGGCCCTCTGAGCGAGGCCAGCCGGATCTCCATTGACCATGACTTGGCCGATACTCGGTGGCGAACTATTTTCCATGAAGCGATTCGGGAGAACCGGCGCTTTCAGCGGGGCCTCTTTGATCCCACCCATGCCGTTACGATCGGCCGGGATGTCTGGCCAGGCCCTGCCGCGCTGCTCCGGCTCATGGATAAGCACTTTTCCCACCAACCGTTCACCGTCAAGGCCGTACAACAGTTAAGCTGCGAACGGCTGAGCGGAGATGACGCCTTTCGTTTCGAGTATGGTCTGGCATTGGTCAAGACCGCCGCGGCCCAGGGCTATACGATGCACCTCGCCCAGACCCTCCAGGTGACAACGGCGACCGATTCGCCCGCACATTTTCAGCTGTTCAGCCGGACGCTCGAACGAGAACACAAGCAGCTTCCGAACCATTTGATAATCAGGACCGGGTATTAACCTCCTCCCACGACTCTGCTACACTTTTCGGCCATGGCGAAACCATCCTTTCCGTTGACGACCCCTGACGTCACCGAAGAGACCGGGACAGGCACCGGCGACGACCTCGAATCCCGGGTGATCGTCTACAATTGCGACTGCCATACCTACCAGCAGGTGATTAGCCTCCTGTGCAAGTATGTGCCGGGCATGACCTCTTCACACGCCTTTGAACTCGCGTATCAAATCGATCATGAAGGAGAAGCGATGGTCTTTGAGGGGGAGACACAGCAAGCCGAACAGATTGCGTCAGGGCTCGCAAGCGGAGGACTTCGAGTGGCGGTGCAGTAGGTCACGTACCCGTGCGGGACGGAGCTGCGCTACTTGGCTTTCCGTTTCGCCGGTTGCTTCGCGACTTTCTTGGCAACAGATATCGCAGCCTTTGCTGCTTTCACCGGCTTGGTGGGTTTGGCTGCCTTCGCGGGCTTTTCCGGCTTGGCTGCTTTCACCGGCTTCGCCGCCAAAGCGGGTTTCGCCGGTGCACCGGGTTTTGTGGGAGGCTGCTTGCCCGACTTGGCTGACTGCCGGCTGGATCTCGATGATCCTGATTTCACCGGTATCGGCATGGCGGCATACACTTTATTGATCTTCGTCAGCTGATCCGGGTTCATCACCCTTACTTGATACAGCTCAAACAGTTTCCCGATGGCTTTCTGATCGCCCCGTTTCGCCGCATTTAACAGCTTGCGGCGTTGGTTCATTTCTTCTTCTTCAGTATGGGAGGCAGCGCGTCGTTCCATTCTACTCCATCCTCTTCTAGCATCCCTTCAAACAGACAACAGGCCTGCCGAACAGCTAAAAACTCGCGGAACTATATCAGAAATCACATGAATGTTGAAACAGGCTGCACGCACCATACAATTCAGGCTCCAGAGGCACGCCAGACGCCCTTGTCTCCCTCGGGACAGGAAGAGACTCTTCCCCATTGAGCCCCGTCAAACCCGGTAGGTATAATCGCTCCACTACATTCACAGGAGAATCCACCATGTCCATGCATACACCCCCTCAATCGACTGTCGCCGATGACCCCAAAGCCCGCGAGGTCATGCGGCAAGCATTCGAAAAGACTGCCCGCTGGCCGAAAGATTTTAACGGCTTCACTGCTGATCTGACCGTGAATATCAACGGGAAGGTGACCACCGGTCCCGTCATGGTGAAGGGCCCCCGTGAGGTGTCGGTGCAACTTGGAGATGCCGACGTACAAAAATGGGCTCAGGAGCAGCTCGGAATGATCGCCGTCCACCGCGGCCCCCGAAGCTTCGAAGAATCAGACGGCAAGTACTCTCTCACGATGGAAGAGGATGGCCACCCCTTCGGCACCAAGCTCGATATCCACGGATCGAACTCCTTCTACCGGATCAAAGATAACCGCATCACCCAAATTAACCGGAAGATGGCCCACCCGGGCATGACTCCCTTTGCCTTCTCAATCAACGTCGAAGAAAGTTCCGTCACGCAGGATCAGAAGAACCTGACCACCAAATATACCGTCTATTACTACTCCCCCACTGACGGGAAGTTAAACAACGTCGAGAGCTTCACCGACACGCATGTGCGGGTAGGAGCGGCGGATCTTCCCGCCACCCGCCGCATCATTGCATTTGAAAACGGCCAGGTCATCGTCAAGAACTTGACCTTCACGAACCACAAGTTGCTCTAGCCCCCTATTCCCGCCCGCTCCCCGCTTGGGGAACGGGCGGGAAATCGACGGGCATACTACTATGGATCTGAGAACCTCATTCCCACGAAGCATGCGAGTTACACTCGCGGGCTACGTTCATCTCGCACGCATGATCGACAAATGCCGCGCGGTCCTCGCCGGAACGCAAGGTGAGTACCTCTATCCCTGCCCGATGGATGAACGGCTTTTGGAGTTCGTCGGAATCACCAGCGATCAATTCACCTCGGCAGTGAACACGAATCCAACCGATGCAGGCGTAGCGGCCTGGTTCCAGCAGACTGCCACATCGCATCCGACAGCTGAGTTAGATGAATGGAATATGAAGCTGTTGGCGCGCGGCCCCAGCTCTCCGGAGAGCCTGGAGAAGTTCAAGAAATACCGGGACGCCGTGGATCCTTCACGGACCGATCTGACCGCCTGGTCCGATCTGCAAGATTTGGAAGAAGGGCGAGACGTACCGCGACGAATAGTGATTGCCTAACCGACGCCGAGCCAGAGGACACCGCGACATGAACATGACGACCGCAACCTGTGCCTGCCTGTTGCTCGGATTGACCAGCGCCGGCTGCGAAACCGAGCAGCTCTTGCTCAAAAAGAGCGCCTTGACCACTGAGCTGCGAAAGGAAACCACCAGAGGTGTATCGCTGCCCGCTGGTTGCCCGACGCTCATTAAATCTCTTCCCGCCACCCAAACCAGCCTGACGGTCTCCTACATCGAGCCAACGAAGAGTCAGAATGGCGTCCTGCTCACGGATCTCGCCTACACCACGATCTACCTGAACGCCAAGGGCGTTCCAACAACTGCCATTCGCGTGTGGACCAACGACCCACACGGCGGAGCGCAGGTGACCATCAGCGATATTCCCGTGACCGCATCCGAGATAGGCTTGTGCGTCACCGCAACCAATTGGGCAGGGAAAGAATCGTTGTCGGCCTCGACCACGCCGTAGGACTCCCTCGAAACGGTTGGTCTCGTGGCATTCTTCAGAGCCTCGAATGCCCGGCAATTTCAAGAGCGGCTCGATCGGAACGCCCGCCCTCTGCGTTACTTGCCCTTCTCTCGTTTCGCCGCCTTTTTCTCTGCCATCGACTTAGCCGGCTTCTTCTTCGTCTCTTTTTTCTTGTCCTGCCCTTTGCCCATGATGCTGCTCCTTCTTGGTTTAAATGCCCTGCCTACTTGTAACCTTCCCCGCTCGTCCCGCCGCCAAATCCGCCCCAGTTGCCGCCGAATCCACCCTGCCCCGTGCCCCAATACTCGCCACGTTGAATGCGGCGATACGGATGTCGCAGGTCCGGGCGGCTGATCCACCAAAAGAAAGACATCGCACCAAGACTCGTGAAGAGAGTGATCCAGAAGCCGACGCCTTTGAAATGATGCTTCGGTAACGTCCCGACCCGCACCTCTTGAGCCGGAGTCGCGAGCGCCACCACTGTCCGGTACAGGCCTTCACCGAAATGCCCGAGCTGAATCGCGGGAAGCAACGTGCCGCCGCCGACGTCGGTCATGATGGTCGGGGTGATAATGGGGAGCATCTGGCGCCCCAACGTCATCGCCGCCTGCCGCTCTTCGACGGAGACCAGCACCATCACTCCATGTTCTTGCTGCGCCGATCCGATCCCCCATTTCCCATAGAGGGCCGCTGCATATTCGTTGGCCGAGAGAAACGGCTTGATCGATGGCACGGTGACCACGACCATCTCCACCCCGGTTTTTCGTTCGAGATCCTGACAGACGGAACGAATCCGTTCTTTCCACTCCGCATCCAGCACGCCGGCGTGATCGCTGACATACCCCATCGGACCGGGCAACGGCGCGCGTTCCTTCGGACGATCATAGAGAGCCCCGTGCGCAGCTCCGATCACAACGAGCCACAGCAGGCTCACCGACGCCATCGCGGAAATGAATTGCCTCGGTAGGCCGATCATGCCGGCTCCTCCATCAATCGAGCTTCCACGGATTGCACCAGCCGTTCAAAACTCTCAAGATACCGTTCCATGAGACGGGGCACTTCCTTCTGCCCCGGCGAGATCTGCCCGCGCTTGAGCAACCAGGCGTCGCGCAGACCCGACAGATCGACGGACAGGAATGTTTCGAAATCCTTCAGGAGCGGCTCACCCTGGGACAGCACCGGCCGCTCCAGCAATCGCTGCACCCCACGTAAACAAGGCAGCATCGCCGTCAACGACAGAGGCAGGAGAATCGTAATGGCTTCTTCCGTTCCCCCTCCTTCAATGAAGCGCTGACGCACGCGCAACAAATTCCCCCGCAAGCTTTGCAGCACTTCGGCACGGAGGTGGCGCTGATCGACCTTGAACCCGACGAATGGGTCCTGACCGGCGAGGAGCCGATGCTGTTCCTGCATTTCCAGATACTCGAGAGGAAACACCCGCGCCATCGCCGGCAAGTCGGCTTGCGTCACAAACAACGGCACGACAATCTGTTCCTTGGCCCACCGGCGATGGAGCGGACCATACTTCTTAAGTTGGTCCGCCTTGGTGGATGTCACCACCAGGACAATATTCAGATTCGAACGGCCCGGCAGAAACTCGCCGCGCACGGCGCTGCCATAGAGCAACACCCCATCGAGCGAGTCGCCATACACTCGTTGCACATCTTTTACATAGGCCCGCAAGTGCTGCTGATACTCATCCGGCAATCCGTCGATCACCCATTCGTTACCTGCCATCGTGTAACCTCGCCATTCCTGCTGCCGTACTCCGGGCAAACGGATCCGGCAGGAATCCTGCTGCCATGACTCGATCGATCAATGAAAACGGCGGCGATTGCCGCAGCCCCGCAGTCGTAGACAAGACGCGATACCGCAGCCGGGGATTCCGATCCAGCGTGCGAAACACCCGGTTACGGAGAAAGCCAATCACAGGATTCGCCGTGTTCCAGAACAAGACCTGCTCATCCGCCAATCGTTGCAACATGGTGACCTGGGGACGCCGGGCATCCTCGTAGGTTTTCAGTTTTGCCGCGGAGAAATTTCGCTCCGCCAGACAGTCCGGCAACAAGTCCGCGAGCGTCATCGCATCGACCATCGCTTGCATACGGCCTTGCGACGCGTGCGGATTCATGGCATGAGCCGCGTCGCCGATCAGCACTGCGCCGTCCGCCACCCAGGTCGGCGTCCGCACACGCCCGGTCGGCATGAACGCGGTCTGACTCCAATCCGTCAATTGCTGAAACAACGGCTTGAGCGCGGGATCAATGGCCGTCCAAGCCTCCTGCACGGCCGGAAGGCCCTGCGCCTTAATACGATCATAGGTGCCGGTTGGGATCATATAGAAACAATAAACCTTGCCGCCCGCGGCAGGAAAGAGTCCGAGAATCGTTTTCTTTCCAACGTAATACTTGGCTTCAGTGATCGGCAACGGAGAATCGAGAATCGCGATCAGATACCCCTGCGGATAGAGATGCACCTCCGCCGGAATCTGCAGGGCCTGCCGAACCTTGGAAAACGCGCCATCGGCCCCGACAACCACCTTCGCACGAATCGTCACCTCTTCCCCGCCGCGCGTTGCGGTCAGACCGCTCACCTGCGTCCCCTCCTTCACCAGACTGACAAAGCTGGCGCCATACCAAAGCGCGACCGACGGTTCAGCCTGGATCGCATCGAGAATGGCGTGGTGCGCCACATTCGGCAACGTCACGACGGCGTGATTGTATGGCGCGGGCAACTCCCCGTAGTCGACGGTGCACAACCGCTCTCCACCCACCCGGCAGAAATGAAACTTGCGGATCGGCCTGGTCGAATCCACCGGCAACTTCTTGAGCAATCCCAACCGATCTAATACTCGTTGACCATTCGGCTGAAGAATTTCTCCACGTAGCCCCTGCGGCGGACCTGAGGCCTGCTCGAGCACGATCGTCTTGATCCCCTGCTGAGCCAACGCAAGCGCCAATACGGCCCCTCCGCCTCCGGCCCCGACGACAGCAATATCTGTTTCGACGATGGTCCCTGCCACGTGCGTCCCGTTTATGGTTTCCAGAGATGGTAGCGCTGCGGATCGTTCCACATCGTCAAGAACTTCTGTTTCGCCTGAGCCGTAATGGCGTGATCGTGAATCACATCAAGCCGCTCATCATTGTACCGATTCCCGCTGCCGGTATGGTTCATCGATCCGGACGCGTTGATCTCGTCATCGATCACCACTTGCTTGAGATGCATTAGCCCGTCGTGCTGATTAACGAGGATGGGAATACCGGCCAGGTGCAAGGTCTCGACGGCGGTCTTTTGCTTGTGATCGTCGAGTCTCTCCCGATCGGTAATGACGCGCACATCCAGACCGCGCTTCTTCGCCTCGACTAGGCCTTTCACGGCCAACGGCGAAGTCAGCCCATACACAGCTACGTAAATATATCGTGAAGCATGATCGTAGATCTTCGACAGTTTCGT carries:
- a CDS encoding FAD-dependent monooxygenase; amino-acid sequence: MAGTIVETDIAVVGAGGGGAVLALALAQQGIKTIVLEQASGPPQGLRGEILQPNGQRVLDRLGLLKKLPVDSTRPIRKFHFCRVGGERLCTVDYGELPAPYNHAVVTLPNVAHHAILDAIQAEPSVALWYGASFVSLVKEGTQVSGLTATRGGEEVTIRAKVVVGADGAFSKVRQALQIPAEVHLYPQGYLIAILDSPLPITEAKYYVGKKTILGLFPAAGGKVYCFYMIPTGTYDRIKAQGLPAVQEAWTAIDPALKPLFQQLTDWSQTAFMPTGRVRTPTWVADGAVLIGDAAHAMNPHASQGRMQAMVDAMTLADLLPDCLAERNFSAAKLKTYEDARRPQVTMLQRLADEQVLFWNTANPVIGFLRNRVFRTLDRNPRLRYRVLSTTAGLRQSPPFSLIDRVMAAGFLPDPFARSTAAGMARLHDGR
- the cax gene encoding calcium/proton exchanger, giving the protein MKKIFTSWLDILLVFIPTAIALEVVKADPLYVFAASAFAIVPLAGMLGRATEHLTSHVGAGIGSLLNASLGNAAELIIALAALREGLHDVVKASLTGSILGNVLLVLGASMVAGGLKFERQKFNQTAAGMGSSLLLLAAVGLIIPALFHFTAADRGVTIERELSLEIAIVLFVMYGLSLMFSLKTHRHLYAGESHDAEDLGEKPWSFRMSVAVLTVVTTLIAVMSELLVGAIEPTAHKLGLTQVFVGVILVALVGNAAEHSTAVLMAMKNKMDLAYGIAVGSSLQIALLVAPVLVFASYLFGTPLDLIFTPFEVAAVTISVFVVGFVAIDGESNWMEGAMLVGVYAMLAIAFYFLPA
- a CDS encoding DUF3386 family protein codes for the protein MSMHTPPQSTVADDPKAREVMRQAFEKTARWPKDFNGFTADLTVNINGKVTTGPVMVKGPREVSVQLGDADVQKWAQEQLGMIAVHRGPRSFEESDGKYSLTMEEDGHPFGTKLDIHGSNSFYRIKDNRITQINRKMAHPGMTPFAFSINVEESSVTQDQKNLTTKYTVYYYSPTDGKLNNVESFTDTHVRVGAADLPATRRIIAFENGQVIVKNLTFTNHKLL
- the hemW gene encoding radical SAM family heme chaperone HemW — translated: MQQERDIGLYLHVPLCRQRCHFCAFYLEIATPARIDAYLSALERELILYRQQNLLAGRAFQSIYFGGGTPTVLPSLRLAALLNHIRNTSSVTPDAEVTVEAHPSTVTLADLRALATAGFNRISLGAESMAPQDFIPIGRPGTVSETEQAVEHARTAGFSNINLDLMYGLPGQSLVSWTTTVQSLLQLNPTHISCYALTIEDNTKLAHDIAKGLVPAPDELLQVEMEAAAETVLTQAGFTRYEISNYAKPGYACRHNLLYWTDGDYLGLGPSAQSYVAGCRFGNIAHLDTYTSQLERNQLPVTDRQQLSVEDQQRDALIFGLRLLNGVPSSLLADGQADRELFAQLRAKGLIVEEGSRTRLTPLGRRFADSVASDLF
- a CDS encoding phospholipase D-like domain-containing protein, producing the protein MSNAAQATSIEVYYAPEDEPLTKLSKIYDHASRYIYVAVYGLTSPLAVKGLVEAKKRGLDVRVITDRERLDDHKQKTAVETLHLAGIPILVNQHDGLMHLKQVVIDDEINASGSMNHTGSGNRYNDERLDVIHDHAITAQAKQKFLTMWNDPQRYHLWKP
- a CDS encoding DUF5069 domain-containing protein, whose product is MDLRTSFPRSMRVTLAGYVHLARMIDKCRAVLAGTQGEYLYPCPMDERLLEFVGITSDQFTSAVNTNPTDAGVAAWFQQTATSHPTAELDEWNMKLLARGPSSPESLEKFKKYRDAVDPSRTDLTAWSDLQDLEEGRDVPRRIVIA
- a CDS encoding TPM domain-containing protein, with amino-acid sequence MIGLPRQFISAMASVSLLWLVVIGAAHGALYDRPKERAPLPGPMGYVSDHAGVLDAEWKERIRSVCQDLERKTGVEMVVVTVPSIKPFLSANEYAAALYGKWGIGSAQQEHGVMVLVSVEERQAAMTLGRQMLPIITPTIMTDVGGGTLLPAIQLGHFGEGLYRTVVALATPAQEVRVGTLPKHHFKGVGFWITLFTSLGAMSFFWWISRPDLRHPYRRIQRGEYWGTGQGGFGGNWGGFGGGTSGEGYK
- a CDS encoding ATP-dependent Clp protease adaptor ClpS; translation: MAKPSFPLTTPDVTEETGTGTGDDLESRVIVYNCDCHTYQQVISLLCKYVPGMTSSHAFELAYQIDHEGEAMVFEGETQQAEQIASGLASGGLRVAVQ